The following proteins are encoded in a genomic region of Glycine max cultivar Williams 82 chromosome 18, Glycine_max_v4.0, whole genome shotgun sequence:
- the LOC102665297 gene encoding uncharacterized protein — protein sequence MEVREDFMDESTLSMMEVREDFMVSPIGDSEPSLRTAYFLKPLAKSLDGSVSEVLSSSKTMQLPPVFEPKEWPLVVHFKGWPKLKRKWVEWVDALQVRYGSVWKKVGIFDAIMSTKCSIVKDENLCFGVAEKWCPKTNTFLFPWGEATITLEDVMVLGAYPLVGDPIFTPLQSQEMIEVEKKLIHARQQPLRKNGAKVTTSLWMNLFLNSGSEIEHEAFLATWLTMVGFSHNGLMSKFVFPIAIHLARGNSIALGPAVLASIYKDLSLLKKTIVDFTNDKLELEVTLLSPFYLVQIWVWERFMNLQPQPMLINQEDPMLFRWHKVNTLKIDNVRLALDSAMEHFRWRPYVQYAGKFKVFYPENETLVLIDTNLDKEPTGLLVSFVTCLRVSVLVGIQSTIKKYLPHRVAMQFGMDQDVPGRVPTFHGTEAIAWKNYCRTISDRSLYFPARLFEGDVTTRYAMWWKQSVLCRHHDFAKNIVQRKRSLRPPPHGPHVLKANKKGYDADVPPGFSHLKTAPSGNSGEDNGEPLMGGLEEDFGDANGRKESRLSSESCSCASGIKVKYLEQRINRLETVIKKLKIEKFGHS from the coding sequence ATGGAGGTGAGAGAAGATTTCATGGATGAATCAACGTTGAGCATGATGGAGGTGAGGGAAGATTTCATGGTTTCACCTATTGGTGACAGTGAACCATCTTTGAGAACTGCCTATTTTCTGAAACCCCTTGCAAAGTCCCTTGATGGATCAGTTTCTGAGGTTCTATCATCTTCCAAGACTATGCAACTGCCACCTGTGTTTGAACCAAAGGAGTGGCCTTTGGTGGTCCATTTCAAAGGGTGGCCCAAGCTAAAGCGGAAATGGGTTGAATGGGTGGATGCACTTCAAGTAAGATATGGATCAGTGTGGAAGAAAGTTGGTATCTTTGATGCCATAATGAGTACCAAGTGTTCCATAGTGAAAGACGAAAACTTGTGTTTTGGGGTTGCTGAGAAGTGGTGTCCTAAGACAAATACCTTCTTGTTTCCATGGGGGGAGGCAACAATCACCTTGGAAGATGTGATGGTGTTGGGGGCTTACCCTCTTGTTGGTGATCCTATCTTCACTCCACTTCAAAGCCAGGAAATGATAGAGGTGGAGAAGAAATTGATTCATGCAAGACAGCAACCCTTGAGGAAGAACGGAGCTAAGGTTACGACATCATTATGGATGAATCTTTTTCTCAATAGTGGGAGTGAAATTGAGCATGAAGCATTCCTTGCAACTTGGTTGACAATGGTTGGTTTTTCTCACAATGGCTTGATGAGTAAGTTTGTTTTCCCCATTGCTATTCATCTTGCTAGAGGGAATTCCATTGCTTTGGGACCAGCAGTTTTAGCCAGCATATATAAGGATTTGAGTCTGTTAAAGAAAACAATAGTAGATTTCACTAATGATAAATTGGAATTGGAGGTTACTCTTCTGTCACCCTTTTACCTGGTCCAAATTTGGGTGTGGGAGAGGTTCATGAATTTGCAACCACAGCCCATGTTGATAAACCAAGAAGACCCTATGTTGTTTAGGTGGCACAAGGTTAATACCTTGAAAATTGACAATGTGAGATTGGCACTGGACTCGGCTATGGAGCATTTCCGTTGGCGCCCTTATGTTCAATATGCTGGTAAGTTCAAGGTGTTTTATCCAGAAAATGAAACTTTGGTACTAATTGATACAAATTTGGATAAAGAACCTACGGGACTACTAGTGTCTTTTGTTACATGCTTGAGAGTTTCTGTGCTTGTTGGAATTCAGTCTACTATAAAGAAGTATCTGCCACATAGAGTTGCTATGCAATTTGGAATGGATCAAGATGTTCCTGGTCGTGTGCCTACATTTCATGGGACTGAAGCCATTGCATGGAAAAATTACTGCAGGACCATATCTGATAGGAGTTTGTATTTTCCTGCTAGGCTTTTTGAGGGAGATGTTACCACACGTTATGCAATGTGGTGGAAGCAATCAGTACTATGTCGTCATCATGATTTTGCAAAGAATATTGTGCAGCGAAAGAGAAGTCTGAGGCCTCCTCCTCATGGGCCACATGTATTGAAAGCAAATAAAAAGGGTTATGATGCTGATGTTCCACCTGGTTTTTCTCATTTGAAAACTGCTCCATCTGGAAATTCTGGTGAAGACAACGGTGAGCCATTGATGGGGGGTCTGGAGGAAGATTTTGGggatgcaaatgggagaaaagaATCAAGGCTGTCTAGTGAAAGCTGTAGCTGTGCATCTGGAATAAAAGTGAAGTATCTTGAACAGAGAATCAACAGACTGGAGAcagtgattaaaaaattaaaaatagaaaaatttggTCATAGTTGa
- the LOC100818906 gene encoding probable calcium-binding protein CML20 isoform X2, with amino-acid sequence MSSLYRGESKSYNNIPRGHHNLTTQKKQEIREAFELFNTDGSGTIDAKELNVAMRALGFEMTEEHINQMIADLDKDGSGAIDYEEFEYMMTTKIGERDSKEGKISASDIKCIAKEPGQNFTNREIPELVDEADQDNCPVVSAEEFIRMLLDTPYYGH; translated from the exons ATG TCATCTTTATATAGAGGGGAATCCAAGAGTTACAATAATATACCCAGAGGACACCATAATTTGACAACACAGAAGAAACAGGAGATTAGGGAAGCCTTTGAATTATTCAATACTGATGGCTCAG GTACTATTGATGCCAAGGAGCTGAATGTTGCCATGAG GGCCCTTGGATTTGAGATGACAGAAGAG CACATTAATCAAATGATAGCAGATTTGGACAAGGATGGAAGTGGAGCAATTGATTATGAAGAATTTGAGTACATGATGACAACCAAAATAGGAGAGCGGGACAGTAAAGAG GGAAAGATATCTGCATCAGACATCAAGTGCATTGCAAAAGAGCCAggtcaaaatttcactaacaGAGAGATTCCGGAGTTGGTTGATGAAGCAGACCAAGATA ATTGTCCTGTAGTTAGTGCAGAGGAGTTTATAAGGATGTTGCTCGATACCCCCTACTACGGCCACTAA
- the LOC100818906 gene encoding probable calcium-binding protein CML20 isoform X1, whose product MSSLYRGESKSYNNIPRGHHNLTTQKKQEIREAFELFNTDGSGTIDAKELNVAMRHFYLDRALGFEMTEEHINQMIADLDKDGSGAIDYEEFEYMMTTKIGERDSKEGKISASDIKCIAKEPGQNFTNREIPELVDEADQDNCPVVSAEEFIRMLLDTPYYGH is encoded by the exons ATG TCATCTTTATATAGAGGGGAATCCAAGAGTTACAATAATATACCCAGAGGACACCATAATTTGACAACACAGAAGAAACAGGAGATTAGGGAAGCCTTTGAATTATTCAATACTGATGGCTCAG GTACTATTGATGCCAAGGAGCTGAATGTTGCCATGAG ACATTTTTATCTTGACAGGGCCCTTGGATTTGAGATGACAGAAGAG CACATTAATCAAATGATAGCAGATTTGGACAAGGATGGAAGTGGAGCAATTGATTATGAAGAATTTGAGTACATGATGACAACCAAAATAGGAGAGCGGGACAGTAAAGAG GGAAAGATATCTGCATCAGACATCAAGTGCATTGCAAAAGAGCCAggtcaaaatttcactaacaGAGAGATTCCGGAGTTGGTTGATGAAGCAGACCAAGATA ATTGTCCTGTAGTTAGTGCAGAGGAGTTTATAAGGATGTTGCTCGATACCCCCTACTACGGCCACTAA
- the LOC100818906 gene encoding probable calcium-binding protein CML13 isoform X3 — MRALGFEMTEEHINQMIADLDKDGSGAIDYEEFEYMMTTKIGERDSKEGKISASDIKCIAKEPGQNFTNREIPELVDEADQDNCPVVSAEEFIRMLLDTPYYGH; from the exons ATGAG GGCCCTTGGATTTGAGATGACAGAAGAG CACATTAATCAAATGATAGCAGATTTGGACAAGGATGGAAGTGGAGCAATTGATTATGAAGAATTTGAGTACATGATGACAACCAAAATAGGAGAGCGGGACAGTAAAGAG GGAAAGATATCTGCATCAGACATCAAGTGCATTGCAAAAGAGCCAggtcaaaatttcactaacaGAGAGATTCCGGAGTTGGTTGATGAAGCAGACCAAGATA ATTGTCCTGTAGTTAGTGCAGAGGAGTTTATAAGGATGTTGCTCGATACCCCCTACTACGGCCACTAA